The following proteins are co-located in the Triticum aestivum cultivar Chinese Spring chromosome 1A, IWGSC CS RefSeq v2.1, whole genome shotgun sequence genome:
- the LOC123082473 gene encoding uncharacterized protein: MEMEAPSSPSSSRVAPAPLLPPVRYYMLDEHNEEEEEWLSRLTSPGGEPPGPCLGAGWLPPPMSPRAWKAAAAAAQQPEPPQDEEEDPESEPYPYDEQTLYAPRLDPVARQRLQTSLAKSAAQDALHHYNANAGNKVKLELTRATRYVSLLNSQGSYHHIDFFATAMDQEDATSSHTTGERFFFAELHDQNRRGPGGARIRTPTCLCSLDGEADDRVGGLAGNWFAGAQPWLVPVDYCLACDDEMKHPKDGASYQAGHLYALPQPGQGKPRALI; the protein is encoded by the coding sequence ATGGAGATGGaggccccgtcgtcgccgtcgagcAGCCGTGTTGCCCCCGCCCCACTGCTCCCGCCGGTTCGCTACTACATGCTGGACGAGCacaacgaggaagaggaagaatggCTATCCCGTCTGACGTCTCCGGGCGGTGAGCCTCCGGGGCCATGCCTGGGCGCCGGGTGGCTCCCGCCGCCGATGTCACCTCGCGCATGGAAGGCGGCAGCTGCGGCGGCCCAGCAGCCGGAGCCGCCGCAAGACGAAGAAGAAGATCCGGAGTCGGAGCCATATCCATACGACGAGCAGACACTGTACGCACCACGGCTAGACCCGGTGGCGCGGCAGCGCCTCCAGACGAGCCTGGCCAAGTCGGCCGCCCAGGACGCGCTGCACCACTACAACGCCAACGCCGGCAACAAGGTCAAGCTCGAGCTGACCAGGGCCACGAGATATGTCAGTCTTCTGAACAGCCAGGGCTCGTACCACCATATCGACTTCTTCGCCACGGCCATGGACCAGGAGGATGCTACCTCTTCCCACACCACGGGAGAGCGCTTCTTCTTCGCTGAGTTGCACGATCAGAACAGGCGTGGCCCTGGTGGAGCCAGGATACGGACTCCAACTTGCTTGTGCTCGCTGGACGGAGAGGCAGACGATCGAGTCGGCGGTCTCGCCGGCAACTGGTTTGCCGGAGCTCAACCGTGGCTCGTGCCCGTGGATTACTGCCTCGCGTGTGACGATGAGATGAAGCATCCCAAGGACGGCGCCTCCTACCAAGCCGGTCACCTTTACGCACTGCCCCAGCCAGGGCAGGGGAAACCGCGCGCGCTAATTTAG